The DNA window AATAAAAGCCAACACATTAACTACGATGTTAGCAAAACCAAGCCAGGCGCTACTTTTTACAACCGATGTCGAAATGTTTTTAATAGCCATACTTCTTTCCGATAGCCACAGCATGTTTGCCCGGTCGTTGCAATTGCGACGTTAGACCCCGGCCGAAGGGACAGATATTTATTGTTGCAGTCTCTGGGGAACTGGCCGAAAGGACGTTACCTCGAGAAACGGTCCTTTTTTCGCGGCCGGCAGTATACCATCTAATCTCCGCCCAACTAAAAAACGGGGATTCGGGAGGCCTTTCCCTGGAGTTCACTATGAGCCGCGACCTTGGGGTAGTGCCTTGGGAGAAAGCGCTGCGCCTCGAGCAGTGCCTACACTCAGCCTGGGAAGAACTGCAGGTGTTGTTGCGTTTTTCCATGCGTAAATGACACGCCAGCCACTCTGAACGATGGCTTTAACTTGGCCAAAATGGCATTATCTCACCCATTTCTGCCTCACCTCATCTAGTAGGCCACGGGAACCGGCGACGCTAGAAGATATACGCCTGAGAACCAGCAGAGGTTACATGTTTTCAAACGCTCTCAGAAAATCAAAAGCCATTGGCATTGACTTCCTCAACATAAAGGTCTTAGGAAAACTACCAACTTTTTATTACAACAAAGTAAATAACGTTGGCGATATTCTTAATGCTTTCTTGCTTCAGCAAGTTTGTGGGAAAGACACTTATATAGTCCGGACCAGAGTTTTCAGGCACGTCTTGCCTATAGGAAGTATCCTGCACTTTTCATCTCCCACCAGCTACGTTTGGGGTAGCGGGCTCATCTCGCCCGGGAATCCAGAAAACGTGCAGTTTGCCAGCATCCTCGCGGTAAGAGGACACCTGACCCAGGCAGAGATCAGCAAGCAGTCAGGCGTTAACCTAAAGGTTCCGTTGGGCGACCCAGCCCTGCTCATGCCACGCTATTACACCCCCGCTTCTAGTAGGAAAACGCACCGCATTGGCCTGATCCCCCATTATGTTGACCAAGATTCGGAAATCATCCGGGCAGCCCGCGACCTGCCTGGTTTAAAGATAATTTCGGTACAGCAGAGCCATGATAGCTTTATCAATGAAATCGCGAGCTGCGAAGCTGTTTTTTCTTCCTCGTTACACGGGCTCATCCTGTCTGATGCTTACGGCGTTCCCAACAAGTGGATTTCCTTTTCCGACAAGATTATCGGCGGTAGCTTCAAATTTAGGGATTATTACTCTACAACAGCTATGCCGGACGAGGCGTGCGCTCATGTAGAGAACGCCTCTGAGTTGACCGACTTGCTTACGAAAGCTAAAACTCTGGCAACAGTGAAGCCGTATCATGGGGACCTGAATCAGTTAGAACAGGTTTTGAGAAATAGATTCTAGAAAGTTTTCCAAATTATTTTCAGGCTTGCCACGGCCAACGTAAGGTTTCCTGATTCGATAGGTTCAAAATGATCTCTGTAGTGATTCCGACCTACAATGGGTCCCAGACCCTCCCGTCACTTCTCGATGCGCTTCTGGAGTTGAAAGAACCCGAGGGAGGCTACGAGATAATTGCAGTAGATAATGCGAGTACCGATGAAACGCCAACTATACTGGCCAGGTACTGCTCACTGCTACCACTTACAGTGCTGTCGGAAACTAGGAAAGGGAAATCGTTCGCACTAAACACCGCCTTTGAACGGGTCGGCGGCGACTTCATTGTTTTTGCGGACGACGACGTCATCCCGAAGCCTGACTGGCTCTGTCAGTTTCTGCTTGCAGCTCAGACCTACCCGGACGTAGATCTTTTTGCTGGCCAAGTGCGTCATAAGTTCGAAACTAAACCACCCGAGTGGCTGACAAGGCTCTGTGCGGAAGGGCTTTCCTACGGAGGAACACCTATTTCTCAGCAAGAAGGCCCCATCCATGGTCGCTTCTTTAAGGGAGCGAACTTTATGGTCTCGAGAAAAGTACTCGCCGCTGTAAAGTTTTCGGTCGATCCTACATTTAATTTCGGTGAAGCTGAGCAATCCAGCGGCGGCGAAGACACAGATTTTGTCCTTCGAGCTATTCGAGCCGGGTTTAAGGCGCGATATGTGGCCAATGCCGCTGTTGCCCATATTGTCAGGAAGGAGCAGGTGTCTATTCGGGCAGTTGCCGATCGGTATTTCAGAATAGGCCGCTCCAATGTACCTCTTGAAACTGAGTTGGAGACAGCTCCCACTATGCCGATGCTATTTGGCTATCCCCGCTACATCTATAAAAAAGTTCCGGTGGAGCTCACCAAAGTAGTGGCATTTAGACTTTCAGGCAGGAATTATAGCTCTGCTTTTCTTCTCATCCATCTCGCCATGGAGGTCGGCCAGCTCTATGAGCGAAGGAGACGTCTTAAGCAAAGAGCATAGAGGATCACCTCTAACTGTATTGCTCTACTGCAAGTAGTTAAGAGGTATGTATATATCCCAACTGTTTACGTCCCAAATCGAATGCTCGAATAAGAGCAGCCCAACCGGTACAGCTCTTAAAAAAAGGCATCGATCGGTCGAGCCACGGTTTCTCGTCATTGGATCCTGAAGCTGCGGACTATGCACACTCAAAAAGACGACGAAGTTTTTAATTGGTAGAGGTTGAACTATGTTTATATCCGTTCTGCTGGCGACTCACAATCGCGATTCAATATTAGAGCGAACTCTCAAGAGTATGCTAGACCTTAAAATGCACGGGGCTGAGTGGGAACTGATAGTTATCGATAACGCCGGTAGTTCAGTTACGAAAGCTATCTGTGAAAAATTTGGTCAGCGCCTTCCTCTTCTTTATCTTGTCGAGACTAAGCCTGGGAAGAACAATGCGTTAAATCGGGGTCTCAACTACGCCAAGAGCGACCTTCTTGTCTTCACAGATGACGACGTAATCGTAGAGCAGGACTGGCTTTGGCAACTCTACAGCGCAGCCCAAAGATATCCCGATCACGACCTTTTTGGAGGTAAAGTAGAGCCTTATTTTCCCCCTGGCGTTAAGCTTGATGCCCGCATAGTAATAGATCATCCGGTCACTAGAGTTGCATATGCGGCCGTTGACCTGGGTCAAAACGATCAGCCTACAAGCGCTAGCTCTATCTGGGGGCCAAACATGATGGTTCGACGCCGGGTGTTCAATGCCGGTTTGGGATTTGACCCCAACATTGGGCCGAGACAGTCGGCTAGTTATATTATGGGCAGCGAAGCTTCGCTGCTGCTGCCTGCAGAAAAGGCTGGCTTCAAAGGGATGTACGTCTCTGGCGCGACAGTCAATCACCAAATACGGCCTGAGCAAATGAAATTCGAATGGTTTCGGGCGCGTGCGCAGCGAATGGGCCGAGGCAAAGCGGTCAACAGCAAAGAAGAAATTGCTAAATTCAAAATGGTCTTTGGGGTGCCAAGGTTTCTGTATCGTAAGTTAGTGAAACTGTTTCTGATGAAGTCGATAAGCCGTGTCTTTTCTTCGAAGGAACAACGCTTTGACAATGAGATGCAGTATTATTCGTGGCTAGGTTTCTACAAACAGTATCGGGAGGGGATCCCTGAGTAGAACGCGTTACCCGCGGCGAATATTATTCAGTATAAGATCTTTTGCTACCTCATATAGCCTCTTCCTCTTATAGAGATGGGCATCAAACAGCCCCTTTCGTAAGATCTTTATAAACTCTGGGTAATTCTTTGAATAAGCGGAGTGGCCCAAGAACTCAAGGTATTTACCTTCCCTACGTTTCCTCAACGACGCACCCGTTACGGTTTCGCTTACATTCTTTTCCAGTATACGAAGGTGCGAATTGAGGGTCATCCAATTGCCGTAGCCGGCTGTAGCGCTGTTGGCGTGCTTACGGTAGTAAAATAATGGCTCGTTGACTGTCGCGAAGCTATTGTTCAGGGCAGCCCGAATCCAGATGTCCCAGTCCTCCCCTGTCTTGAGGGAGGGATCGTACCTCAGCCCGTTTTCGAATACCTCGCGTCTCGCCAATACGGTATTGAAGATCACGTATTTGGTCGTGTCCATATCCAAAAGTAGCGTCTGGTATGCAGCTGAACCAAGGTCTGGCGGATAGCTCTCCCCCAGCCACTTACGCTCACCATGCTCCACGACGAAACGGCGTATTCCGGTGGTAACGATGTCGGCGCCAGAATCTTCAAGTCTATTCAGTTGTTTCTCAAGCTTGCTTGGTGCGTAAAGATCGTCCGCATCCAGAAAAGCAAGATGCCCACCTTTCGCCTTGTCTATCCCAGCATTTCGCGCCCGAGATACACCACCGTTCTGGCAGCGAAGATGAATGACCCGGTTGTCCTCAGCCTCCAGTCTCTGACATAAGTCTGCCGTACCGTCCTTTGAACCATCGTCTACGATAATCAGTTCCAGGTCATCGAAGGTCTGGTTGAGGACGGATCTGGCTGAGTCCTCCAGCGTCGCCTCGGCATTGTACGCAGGCATAATGACTGAAATTAGCGGTCCACTCACGCCCAGGCTCCTATTTTTCGGCCGATACGCTCCCAGAGGGATCTCCATGACTTCCCACTCTCGGGAATAAACGCTGGCCGGTAGTACGGCCATGAAGAGCAATGTTCCTGCGCTTTACCCAGCTCGACATCGTAAGCGGCAGCGATCCTGTCGAACGAAAATTTGCTTCTACCTACGCCCACAGCTGATTCCGAGTATTTCTGCCATTTCGCCTCATCATCAGCAGTTTGCACGATCCATTGGGCTAGTTGATCCGCCTTACCCCAGTCGACGACGTAGCCGTTTTGTTCATGAAAAAGAAAGTCCGAGATTACCTCCCCACAGTCATACGCCGCTACTGGTAGCCCTACAGACAACGCTTCAGCCGCCCCGTAGCAAAACCCTTCATAAGAGGACGTCAGAATCCCCATCTGCGCGTTTGCCAGCTCGTGCTGTAACTCACTCCATGGCATGCTCTCGACAAAGGAAATGCGGCTGCCCAAGCCCGACCGCTCAACTGAAGCCTGGTAGCTTTTTTTGTCAGCACCGTCCCCGACCAGTTTGAAGTGCACATTTTCTGCTCGGCTCACCACTTCACGCGCAACTTTGAGTATCTCGGAACAGTGCTTCTGCTCCTCTTG is part of the Hydrocarboniclastica marina genome and encodes:
- a CDS encoding glycosyltransferase; translated protein: MISVVIPTYNGSQTLPSLLDALLELKEPEGGYEIIAVDNASTDETPTILARYCSLLPLTVLSETRKGKSFALNTAFERVGGDFIVFADDDVIPKPDWLCQFLLAAQTYPDVDLFAGQVRHKFETKPPEWLTRLCAEGLSYGGTPISQQEGPIHGRFFKGANFMVSRKVLAAVKFSVDPTFNFGEAEQSSGGEDTDFVLRAIRAGFKARYVANAAVAHIVRKEQVSIRAVADRYFRIGRSNVPLETELETAPTMPMLFGYPRYIYKKVPVELTKVVAFRLSGRNYSSAFLLIHLAMEVGQLYERRRRLKQRA
- a CDS encoding polysaccharide pyruvyl transferase family protein, with the translated sequence MFSNALRKSKAIGIDFLNIKVLGKLPTFYYNKVNNVGDILNAFLLQQVCGKDTYIVRTRVFRHVLPIGSILHFSSPTSYVWGSGLISPGNPENVQFASILAVRGHLTQAEISKQSGVNLKVPLGDPALLMPRYYTPASSRKTHRIGLIPHYVDQDSEIIRAARDLPGLKIISVQQSHDSFINEIASCEAVFSSSLHGLILSDAYGVPNKWISFSDKIIGGSFKFRDYYSTTAMPDEACAHVENASELTDLLTKAKTLATVKPYHGDLNQLEQVLRNRF
- a CDS encoding glycosyltransferase family 2 protein, whose product is MSGPLISVIMPAYNAEATLEDSARSVLNQTFDDLELIIVDDGSKDGTADLCQRLEAEDNRVIHLRCQNGGVSRARNAGIDKAKGGHLAFLDADDLYAPSKLEKQLNRLEDSGADIVTTGIRRFVVEHGERKWLGESYPPDLGSAAYQTLLLDMDTTKYVIFNTVLARREVFENGLRYDPSLKTGEDWDIWIRAALNNSFATVNEPLFYYRKHANSATAGYGNWMTLNSHLRILEKNVSETVTGASLRKRREGKYLEFLGHSAYSKNYPEFIKILRKGLFDAHLYKRKRLYEVAKDLILNNIRRG
- a CDS encoding glycosyltransferase, with protein sequence MFISVLLATHNRDSILERTLKSMLDLKMHGAEWELIVIDNAGSSVTKAICEKFGQRLPLLYLVETKPGKNNALNRGLNYAKSDLLVFTDDDVIVEQDWLWQLYSAAQRYPDHDLFGGKVEPYFPPGVKLDARIVIDHPVTRVAYAAVDLGQNDQPTSASSIWGPNMMVRRRVFNAGLGFDPNIGPRQSASYIMGSEASLLLPAEKAGFKGMYVSGATVNHQIRPEQMKFEWFRARAQRMGRGKAVNSKEEIAKFKMVFGVPRFLYRKLVKLFLMKSISRVFSSKEQRFDNEMQYYSWLGFYKQYREGIPE
- a CDS encoding glycosyltransferase family 4 protein, with the translated sequence MRSLKLFKNLGYQTHLVSHEPKNDQERELLKLLLEHSDHSFLLSPEAAPDEEIDAIAGYLTGNSIGVFVPNYRKISYAAAAISSRHQPLVVVGVCHNDHESYYESLLRYQQLISVFVCASEKTRQVLQRRLNPRNSSRVAYIPHYVSLDGDFRANYTRSPFTVVYHGRLQEEQKHCSEILKVAREVVSRAENVHFKLVGDGADKKSYQASVERSGLGSRISFVESMPWSELQHELANAQMGILTSSYEGFCYGAAEALSVGLPVAAYDCGEVISDFLFHEQNGYVVDWGKADQLAQWIVQTADDEAKWQKYSESAVGVGRSKFSFDRIAAAYDVELGKAQEHCSSWPYYRPAFIPESGKSWRSLWERIGRKIGAWA